In the genome of Raphanus sativus cultivar WK10039 chromosome 4, ASM80110v3, whole genome shotgun sequence, one region contains:
- the LOC108852474 gene encoding probable transcriptional regulator RABBIT EARS produces MYGGAWMWNPSKVERLEDDDESWEVKAFEQDTKGNISGTTWPPRSYTCNFCRREFRSAQALGGHMNVHRRDRASKAHQGPTAAAAARSGGRSRGGKKAFLNSCVLPTATLIIQSTASNIEGLSHFYQLQNPNSMFGHSSDTVNFYGSTSFPSSNLDFSVLNSPVEVPPRLIDYSKGDEESVGSMKETKRTSLDEPDLELRLGHKPP; encoded by the coding sequence ATGTACGGAGGTGCATGGATGTGGAACCCTAGTAAAGTTGAAAGATTggaggatgatgatgaatctTGGGAAGTCAAAGCCTTCGAGCAGGACACTAAAGGGAACATTTCTGGTACCACTTGGCCTCCAAGATCTTACACTTGCAATTTCTGCCGCCGTGAGTTCCGTTCTGCTCAAGCCTTAGGCGGTCACATGAATGTCCACCGCCGTGACCGTGCCTCTAAGGCTCATCAAGGTCCTACGGCTGCAGCTGCTGCTAGAAGCGGTGGCCGCAGCAGAGGCGGTAAGAAAGCGTTTCTCAATTCTTGTGTTCTGCCGACGGCGACGCTTATAATCCAATCCACGGCGAGTAACATTGAAGGTTTGTCCCACTTCTACCAATTGCAAAACCCTAATAGCATGTTTGGTCATTCCAGTGATACGGTTAATTTTTATGGTTCGACTTCGTTTCCTTCGAGCAACCTTGACTTTTCGGTATTGAATTCGCCGGTAGAGGTTCCTCCTCGGCTTATAGATTACTCGAAAGGAGATGAGGAGAGCGTTGGCTCGATGAAAGAGACTAAAAGAACATCACTGGATGAGCCTGATCTTGAACTTCGACTAGGGCACAAGCCACCGTGA